Proteins found in one Sorghum bicolor cultivar BTx623 chromosome 1, Sorghum_bicolor_NCBIv3, whole genome shotgun sequence genomic segment:
- the LOC110432007 gene encoding uncharacterized protein LOC110432007 isoform X1: protein MSQDSSAKMATAAAQTSEAAAGQALQVTDGDDNQSDLLGGLDSSQNLETTNKKRNSDDCTPEASKSQRLKISSKTKGKHSKSKSGPSKRSRSGSNHPGARARSKA, encoded by the exons ATGAGCCAAGACTCCAGCGCAAAGATGGCCACCGCCGCAGCCCAGACGTCCGAGGCAGCTGCTGGGCAGGCTTTGCAGGTGACTGACGGAGACGACAATCAAAGTGATTTGCTCGGAGG GTTGGATTCTAGTCAAAACCTAGAAACAACTAACAAAAAGAGAAATAGTGATGATTGTACTCCTGAAGCATCTAAAAG CCAAAGGTTGAAGATTTCAAGTAAGACTAAGGGAAAACATAGTAAATCTAAATCTGGACCATCAAAAAG GTCAAGAAGTGGCTCAAATCACCCAGGAGCAAGGGCTAGGTCCAAAGCATAA
- the LOC110432007 gene encoding uncharacterized protein LOC110432007 isoform X2, with amino-acid sequence MSQDSSAKMATAAAQTSEAAAGQALQVTDGDDNQSDLLGGLDSSQNLETTNKKRNSDDCTPEASKRSRSGSNHPGARARSKA; translated from the exons ATGAGCCAAGACTCCAGCGCAAAGATGGCCACCGCCGCAGCCCAGACGTCCGAGGCAGCTGCTGGGCAGGCTTTGCAGGTGACTGACGGAGACGACAATCAAAGTGATTTGCTCGGAGG GTTGGATTCTAGTCAAAACCTAGAAACAACTAACAAAAAGAGAAATAGTGATGATTGTACTCCTGAAGCATCTAAAAG GTCAAGAAGTGGCTCAAATCACCCAGGAGCAAGGGCTAGGTCCAAAGCATAA
- the LOC8065191 gene encoding uncharacterized protein LOC8065191 isoform X2, translating to MEGLKSAVPTELRRAVGEGTAADLPATTSRLFAFFDSLPLFHQVMQELTDPELALCRKDKAKAVELKGHGNACFSRREFREALGHYSQALRHVPITSDDMDVKLVSAIYVNRASTMHKLGLFKESLRDCDRAISISPNYSKAWYRKGMVKTALKNYSSAVHDLEVALSLEVTSSGKNNIEQELKLILHKHECINEAGTSNCDSKDEDLPLAGQPHKVVIESISTPNKGRGMASTDDIPPASLIHVEDPLAAIILKSSREIHCHFCFSETPADVVFCPSCTIPIYCSKRCQEQSVGDISCDEDTHLGYSTSIANLSITSTSCKSPRSKQFAEHKHECGGAHWAAVLPTDVVLAGRIMARSIEKMMLSGKRFAISGPNLDLVHHYDQHSPANKLESQIYAIVLLLCLQNHYRSDLLWTEDSLSQLVLLIFQIKVNSIAIVRVRSVDGSPELTVNRGVSGAEGANMCSVEQVGEMQLSERQKSLQENYYFSCQCSSCSELNLSDLVMSSFCCPQSNCLGAISESTYYRSKENFVNVSLGGSYVCKLSLPDVSKVDKDMENVAKSLLGNIGVSLNIDHGCCTSCRSHIDVSSALATSHREESTINRLKKLTLLDKTIITKALQSLKLLKKLRHPYSKALAQAEDTIAEAFAKVGDQERARKHCEASIQILKKLYHPKHIIIAHELIKLVSILLSLGDGASAAATFAQAEAIFSLYYGSHVEKTLTYMGTLKKAISDA from the exons ATGGAGGGGCTCAAATCGGCGGTGCCGACCGAACTCCGGCGGGCCGTCGGCGAGGGCACGGCTGCCGACCTCCCCGCCACCACCTCTCGCCTGTTCGCCTTCTTCGACAGCCTTCCTCTCTTCCACCAG GTTATGCAAGAGCTGACCGACCCCGAACTTGCGCTGTGCCGCAAAGACAAGGCGAAGGCTGTAGAGTTGAAGGGCCACGGCAATGCGTGCTTCTCAAGGAGGGAGTTTCGGGAAGCTCTCGGGCACTATTCGCAG GCATTGCGTCATGTCCCGATTACTTCAGATGACATGGATGTGAAGTTGGTATCTGCAATATATGTCAATCGAGCCTCCACCATGCAT AAATTAGGTCTGTTCAAAGAATCTCTAAGGGATTGTGACAGGGCCATATCCATTTCACCTAATTATTCTAAG GCATGGTACAGGAAGGGAATGGTAAAAACAGCGCTTAAGAATTATTCATCTGCAGTACATGATTTAGAGGTTGCATTGAGCCTGGAGGTGACTTCTTCAGGGAAGAATAATATAGAACAAGAGCTAAAGTTAATTTTGCATAAGCATGAATGTATCAATGAAGCTGGGACATCAAACTGTGATAGCAAGGATGAAGATTTGCCTCTTGCAG GACAACCTCATAAGGTTGTTATAGAGAGTATCTCAACACCAAATAAAGGTAGAGGAATGGCTTCTACAGATGATATCCCCCCAGCTTCGTTGATTCACGTTGAGGATCCTCTTGCGGCG ATTATCCTGAAATCTTCCCGTGAAATACACTGCCACTTTTGCTTCAGTGAAACTCCAGCAGATGTTGTATTCTGTCCTTCATGTACAATACCAATTTATTGTTCAAAAAGGTGCCAGGAGCAATCCGTAGGTGATATTTCTTGTGATGAAGATACTCATCTTGGATATTCAACAAGTATTGCAAACCTGAGTATAACTTCTACTAGTTGCAAGTCTCCAAGATCTAAGCAATTTGCTGAACACAAGCATGAATGTGGAGGTGCCCATTGGGCGGCTGTTTTACCAACTGATGTAGTTTTAGCTGGACGAATAATGGCACGCAGCATAGAAAAAATGATGCTGTCTGGAAAGAGGTTTGCTATCTCCGGCCCAAATTTG GATCTAGTTCACCATTATGATCAACATTCTCCTGCCAACAAGTTGGAATCACAGATATATGCAATTGTCCTATTGTTATGCCTCCAAAATCATTATAGATCAGACCTTTTGTGGACAGAAGATTCTTTGTCACAG CTGGTTCTTTtgatatttcaaattaaagtcaATTCAATTGCTATTGTCCGAGTGAGGTCTGTGGATGGAAGCCCAGAGCTCACAGTAAATAGAGGTGTTTCTGGAGCTGAAGGTGCAAACATGTGTAGTGTGGAGCAG GTTGGTGAGATGCAACTTTCAGAGAGACAGAAGTCACTTCAAGAGAATTACTACTTCAGTTGTCAATGTTCAAGTTGCTCAGAGCTAAATCTATCAGACCTTGTTATGAGTTCATTTTGTTGTCCACAAAGCAACTGCCTTGGTGCTATATCAGAATCAACTTACTACAGGTCCAAAGAGAATTTTGTGAATGTTTCCCTAGGAGGATCTTATGTCTGCAAACTATCATTGCCT GATGTATCAAAGGTTGATAAGGATATGGAGAATGTCGCCAAATCTCTTTTAGGAAATATTGGTGTCAGTCTGAACATAGATCATGGATGTTGCACGAGTTGTAGATCCCATATTGATGTGTCGTCTGCTCTGGCTACATCACACAGGGAAGAATCTACCATCAATAG GTTGAAGAAACTTACATTGCTAGACAAGACTATCATCACAAAGGCATTACAATCCCTAAAACTACTCAAGAAGCTGAGGCACCCATATAGCAAGGCTCTCGCGCAG GCTGAAGACACAATTGCAGAGGCCTTTGCGAAGGTAGGAGATCAAGAACGAGCAAGAAAGCACTGTGAAGCATCAATCCAG ATCCTCAAGAAGCTGTACCACCCGAAACACATCATCATTGCGCACGAGCTTATCAAGCTTGTTTCGATTCTGCTGTCCCTGGGAGATGGGGCAAGCGCTGCAGCCACATTCGCTCAAGCAGAGGCAATATTTTCGCTTTACTATGGATCTCATGTGGAGAAGACTTTGACATACATGGGTACCCTGAAGAAAGCTATCAGCGATGCGTAG
- the LOC8065191 gene encoding SET and MYND domain-containing protein DDB_G0284059 isoform X1: MEGLKSAVPTELRRAVGEGTAADLPATTSRLFAFFDSLPLFHQVMQELTDPELALCRKDKAKAVELKGHGNACFSRREFREALGHYSQALRHVPITSDDMDVKLVSAIYVNRASTMHKLGLFKESLRDCDRAISISPNYSKAWYRKGMVKTALKNYSSAVHDLEVALSLEVTSSGKNNIEQELKLILHKHECINEAGTSNCDSKDEDLPLAGQPHKVVIESISTPNKGRGMASTDDIPPASLIHVEDPLAAIILKSSREIHCHFCFSETPADVVFCPSCTIPIYCSKRCQEQSVGDISCDEDTHLGYSTSIANLSITSTSCKSPRSKQFAEHKHECGGAHWAAVLPTDVVLAGRIMARSIEKMMLSGKRFAISGPNLDLVHHYDQHSPANKLESQIYAIVLLLCLQNHYRSDLLWTEDSLSQLVLLIFQIKVNSIAIVRVRSVDGSPELTVNRGVSGAEGANMCSVEQVRVAQAVYVSGSLFNHSCQPNVHAYFLSRALMLRTTEFIKSGSPVELSYGPQVGEMQLSERQKSLQENYYFSCQCSSCSELNLSDLVMSSFCCPQSNCLGAISESTYYRSKENFVNVSLGGSYVCKLSLPDVSKVDKDMENVAKSLLGNIGVSLNIDHGCCTSCRSHIDVSSALATSHREESTINRLKKLTLLDKTIITKALQSLKLLKKLRHPYSKALAQAEDTIAEAFAKVGDQERARKHCEASIQILKKLYHPKHIIIAHELIKLVSILLSLGDGASAAATFAQAEAIFSLYYGSHVEKTLTYMGTLKKAISDA, encoded by the exons ATGGAGGGGCTCAAATCGGCGGTGCCGACCGAACTCCGGCGGGCCGTCGGCGAGGGCACGGCTGCCGACCTCCCCGCCACCACCTCTCGCCTGTTCGCCTTCTTCGACAGCCTTCCTCTCTTCCACCAG GTTATGCAAGAGCTGACCGACCCCGAACTTGCGCTGTGCCGCAAAGACAAGGCGAAGGCTGTAGAGTTGAAGGGCCACGGCAATGCGTGCTTCTCAAGGAGGGAGTTTCGGGAAGCTCTCGGGCACTATTCGCAG GCATTGCGTCATGTCCCGATTACTTCAGATGACATGGATGTGAAGTTGGTATCTGCAATATATGTCAATCGAGCCTCCACCATGCAT AAATTAGGTCTGTTCAAAGAATCTCTAAGGGATTGTGACAGGGCCATATCCATTTCACCTAATTATTCTAAG GCATGGTACAGGAAGGGAATGGTAAAAACAGCGCTTAAGAATTATTCATCTGCAGTACATGATTTAGAGGTTGCATTGAGCCTGGAGGTGACTTCTTCAGGGAAGAATAATATAGAACAAGAGCTAAAGTTAATTTTGCATAAGCATGAATGTATCAATGAAGCTGGGACATCAAACTGTGATAGCAAGGATGAAGATTTGCCTCTTGCAG GACAACCTCATAAGGTTGTTATAGAGAGTATCTCAACACCAAATAAAGGTAGAGGAATGGCTTCTACAGATGATATCCCCCCAGCTTCGTTGATTCACGTTGAGGATCCTCTTGCGGCG ATTATCCTGAAATCTTCCCGTGAAATACACTGCCACTTTTGCTTCAGTGAAACTCCAGCAGATGTTGTATTCTGTCCTTCATGTACAATACCAATTTATTGTTCAAAAAGGTGCCAGGAGCAATCCGTAGGTGATATTTCTTGTGATGAAGATACTCATCTTGGATATTCAACAAGTATTGCAAACCTGAGTATAACTTCTACTAGTTGCAAGTCTCCAAGATCTAAGCAATTTGCTGAACACAAGCATGAATGTGGAGGTGCCCATTGGGCGGCTGTTTTACCAACTGATGTAGTTTTAGCTGGACGAATAATGGCACGCAGCATAGAAAAAATGATGCTGTCTGGAAAGAGGTTTGCTATCTCCGGCCCAAATTTG GATCTAGTTCACCATTATGATCAACATTCTCCTGCCAACAAGTTGGAATCACAGATATATGCAATTGTCCTATTGTTATGCCTCCAAAATCATTATAGATCAGACCTTTTGTGGACAGAAGATTCTTTGTCACAG CTGGTTCTTTtgatatttcaaattaaagtcaATTCAATTGCTATTGTCCGAGTGAGGTCTGTGGATGGAAGCCCAGAGCTCACAGTAAATAGAGGTGTTTCTGGAGCTGAAGGTGCAAACATGTGTAGTGTGGAGCAG GTCAGGGTTGCTCAAGCTGTTTATGTATCTGGTAGCCTGTTCAATCACTCATGTCAGCCCAATGTACATGCATATTTTCTTTCGCGTGCGCTCATGCTGAGAACTACAGAATTTATAAAATCCGGGAGCCCAGTTGAACTGTCATATGGTCCACAG GTTGGTGAGATGCAACTTTCAGAGAGACAGAAGTCACTTCAAGAGAATTACTACTTCAGTTGTCAATGTTCAAGTTGCTCAGAGCTAAATCTATCAGACCTTGTTATGAGTTCATTTTGTTGTCCACAAAGCAACTGCCTTGGTGCTATATCAGAATCAACTTACTACAGGTCCAAAGAGAATTTTGTGAATGTTTCCCTAGGAGGATCTTATGTCTGCAAACTATCATTGCCT GATGTATCAAAGGTTGATAAGGATATGGAGAATGTCGCCAAATCTCTTTTAGGAAATATTGGTGTCAGTCTGAACATAGATCATGGATGTTGCACGAGTTGTAGATCCCATATTGATGTGTCGTCTGCTCTGGCTACATCACACAGGGAAGAATCTACCATCAATAG GTTGAAGAAACTTACATTGCTAGACAAGACTATCATCACAAAGGCATTACAATCCCTAAAACTACTCAAGAAGCTGAGGCACCCATATAGCAAGGCTCTCGCGCAG GCTGAAGACACAATTGCAGAGGCCTTTGCGAAGGTAGGAGATCAAGAACGAGCAAGAAAGCACTGTGAAGCATCAATCCAG ATCCTCAAGAAGCTGTACCACCCGAAACACATCATCATTGCGCACGAGCTTATCAAGCTTGTTTCGATTCTGCTGTCCCTGGGAGATGGGGCAAGCGCTGCAGCCACATTCGCTCAAGCAGAGGCAATATTTTCGCTTTACTATGGATCTCATGTGGAGAAGACTTTGACATACATGGGTACCCTGAAGAAAGCTATCAGCGATGCGTAG